DNA from Anaerolineae bacterium:
ATCCAATATAACCCTGCCGTAACCTGTAGGATTGTCGATCTCAACCGCTAAAAGGGATATATCGCGTTTTGCCTTAATATGATCATCTATAAGCCGTACAACGGTATCTGAACTAAGCAGCGGCACATCACCACACAATATAACCACATCTTCTATATGTTCAGGGATATAAGGCAGCGCACACAAAACCGCATGACCTGTTCCGAGCTGATCTTTCTGTATAGCATAAATCAACTCATTATTTTCCGATACTATTTCACGTATCTTGTCAGCCTGGTTGCCCACAACCATTATCACATTATTCCCGACAACCCTTTTTGCTGTTTGGACAACATACATCACCATGGGTTTGCCAAGAATTTTATGCAGCACCTTGGCCTTATCGGACTTCATGCGTGTACCCATTCCTGCCGCCAGAATAATAACAGCAACATTCCCCGCAATATTTTGCATCTATCACCAACCTTAATTAATAAAAAAGGGCAAACCATATTATGGTCCGCCCTTTTTGCAGTATTTATAAAATAATTTACCTGTTATTTCAGGCCAAAACAGGTTTCATGTCAATGCAACCCTTACCTTATTGTTTCAGCAAGCTTAATACGATATAAAGCCCTTTGCAAAGCAGCTCTGGCTCTTTCATAATTAATATCCGGTTTCTTTGAGGCCAAACGCTCCTGGGCGCGTTTTAAAGCACTTTTAACACGTTCCATATCTATATCGCGTCTCCTTTCAGCAGACTCGGCTAATATGGTGACCTTATCAGGAAGCGCCTCTGCAAATCCGCCGCTGATAAAAACGCATTTTTCAACCCCATTAGCATCTTTATAACGAAGCGTACCCAATTTAAGGGTTGTCAAAAAAGGGGTATGGCCTGTCAAAACACCAAACTCTCCAAGGGTACCGGGCCCTACGACTATCTGAGCATCTTCACTAACAACAGATGCTTCCGGCGTAACTACTTCTAATCGAATATTTCCAGCCATAATTTACCCTCTTTCTTATAATTTATGCAGCAGACATCTGTTTGGCTTTTTCAACAACATCTTCAATACCTCCAACCATATAAAATGCCTGTTCAGGAACATCATCATGTTTGCCTTCACAAATCTCCTTAAATGCTCGAACAGTATCTTCAATTTTTACATATTTACCAGGTTTTCCGGTAAAAGTTTCCGCTACATGGAATGGTTGTGAAAGGAATCTCTGTATCCTCCTTGCGCGCCCAACAGTAACCTTATCCTCCTCGGACAGCTCTTCAATGCCGAGAATCGCGATGATATCCTGAAGCTCTTTATATTTCTGCAGCATATTCTGAACCGAACGTGAAACATGGTAATGCTCCTCACCTATATAAGCGGCATCAAGAATCCTCGAAGACGAATCAAGAGGATCCACAGCCGGATAAATTCCAAGCTCAGTAATTGCGCGGGAAAGAACAACTGTTCCGTCTAGATGGGCAAATGTTGTGGCAGGCGCTGGATCCGTCAAATCGTCTGCGGGAACGTAAACACACTGAACCGCGGTAATAGAGCCTTTATCGGTTGATGTAATCCGCTCCTGAAGCACGCCAAGATCAACTGCCAATGTTGGTTGATACCCACAGGCAGAAGGCATCCGTCCAAGAAGGGCTGAAACCTCAGATCCGGCCTGAGTAAAACGGAATATATTATCAATAAATATCAAAACGTCCTGGCCCTCTTCATCACGGAAATATTCCGCAGCAGTAAGCGCGGAAAGCGCAACACGCGCCCTTGCTCCTGGAGGCTCGGTCATCTGTCCATAAATAAGAGCAGCCTTTGGGAGAACGCCCGAGGCCTTCATTTCATGGTAAAGGTCATTTCCCTCACGGGTTCGCTCGCCAACACCGGCAAATACGGATATACCACCATGCTGCATTGCTATGTTATGAACCATCTCCATCATAACAACTGTTTTTCCGACTCCGGCGCCTCCAAACATTCCCATCTTACCACCGCGGGGGAAGGGCACAAGCAGATCAATAACCTTAACACCGGTTTCAAGAACACGAACCGTTGTATCCTGCTCAGTAAATTTCGGAGCTAAGCGGTGTATAGGCATCATCTTTTCCTGGCTTATCGGGCCTAAACCATCCACAGGTTTTCCAACCACGTTGAGAACACGACCAAGCCCGGCCTGACCAACCGGCATCATTATAGGTTTGCCGGTATCTTTAACAGGCATCCCGCGCACAAGACCATCTGTAACATCCATAGCAATAGTACGGACAACATTATCACCCAGATGCTGAGCAACCTCAACAACAAGATTGTCCGGTTCATCGTTAATAGTCGTGTTGGTAATCAGAAGAGCGGTAAGGATTGTAGGCAATTTTCCCTGCTCAAACTCAACATCAACTACAGGCCCCATAACCTGTGTAATTTTACCTATGTTCTCTCCCATCTATAGACCTCCAAATTTGTTATTGGTTCCCCGTTATTCGATTAACGATTAACAAATAACGATTAACTGTTTTCAGGATTACCCTTTAAGCGCCTCAGCACCACCGACGATATCCATCAAATCAGCGGTAATAGCTGCCTGCCTGGCCTTGTTATACGCCAAAGTGAGGCTTTCAACTATATCGTCACAGGCTTTTGTTGCATTATTCATAGCGTTCATACGCGCGGCATGTTCACTTGTTGATGTCTCCAAAAGAGCACTGTATAACTGAACACAAATATTCTTTGGGAGCATATCTCTCAACAGTTCGTCTGTTGAAGGCTCGCAGATATGTTCCGCAAGATAAGGCTTTTCCTCCCCAGTCGTTTCTTCCTCAGGCAATTCAATGGGCGGTATTGGAAGAATCTGCTTAAGCGCAGGAACCTGTCTGGCCATGCTGATAAATTCCGAATATATGATATAAACCTCATCATATTCTTCATCAAGAAACCCATCAACAGCCTTCTGGCCGGAAACAGCTGCTATATTAAATCCAAATTTGGCTCCGACAATCCCGAGATGCTCGCCCAAGATCGGTATTGCCTTTCTACGACACCAGTCACGCCCTTTTTTGCCAAAATTGGTAAATGCTACTTCAATGTTTTGCTCTGATTTTTCGTTTAAAAATTTTTCAGCCTTTGAAATCAGGTTTGTGTTAAAGCCGCCGCATAAACCTCTATCAGAAGTACATAAAATAACATTAATCTTCTTAACCTTTTCGCGTGGCATCAAAAGCGGGCTGGTTTCCTCTCCTGCTTTTTCCGCAAGGCTTCCAAGAACTTCAGAAAACTTGGTGGCATACGGCCTAAACGCTCCCATTGTTGCTTGAGAACTCCGAAGTCTGGAGGTGGCCACCATATTCATGGCCTTTGTAATCTGCTTTGTCTTTTTTACCGCAGTTATTTTTAATTCAACTTCTTTTAATGTCGCCATAAAGCTCAGCCCTTATATTAT
Protein-coding regions in this window:
- a CDS encoding NTP transferase domain-containing protein, which codes for MQNIAGNVAVIILAAGMGTRMKSDKAKVLHKILGKPMVMYVVQTAKRVVGNNVIMVVGNQADKIREIVSENNELIYAIQKDQLGTGHAVLCALPYIPEHIEDVVILCGDVPLLSSDTVVRLIDDHIKAKRDISLLAVEIDNPTGYGRVILDEDLHVSKIVEEADATDEQKKIKTINAGIYCVKKEFLLNYLGKIKSDNAQAELYFTDIVEIGYREKKVVGVLASRDYEEVMGVNTCQDLIAVEAVMHKRSGKIS
- a CDS encoding F0F1 ATP synthase subunit epsilon — its product is MAGNIRLEVVTPEASVVSEDAQIVVGPGTLGEFGVLTGHTPFLTTLKLGTLRYKDANGVEKCVFISGGFAEALPDKVTILAESAERRRDIDMERVKSALKRAQERLASKKPDINYERARAALQRALYRIKLAETIR
- the atpD gene encoding F0F1 ATP synthase subunit beta, with protein sequence MGENIGKITQVMGPVVDVEFEQGKLPTILTALLITNTTINDEPDNLVVEVAQHLGDNVVRTIAMDVTDGLVRGMPVKDTGKPIMMPVGQAGLGRVLNVVGKPVDGLGPISQEKMMPIHRLAPKFTEQDTTVRVLETGVKVIDLLVPFPRGGKMGMFGGAGVGKTVVMMEMVHNIAMQHGGISVFAGVGERTREGNDLYHEMKASGVLPKAALIYGQMTEPPGARARVALSALTAAEYFRDEEGQDVLIFIDNIFRFTQAGSEVSALLGRMPSACGYQPTLAVDLGVLQERITSTDKGSITAVQCVYVPADDLTDPAPATTFAHLDGTVVLSRAITELGIYPAVDPLDSSSRILDAAYIGEEHYHVSRSVQNMLQKYKELQDIIAILGIEELSEEDKVTVGRARRIQRFLSQPFHVAETFTGKPGKYVKIEDTVRAFKEICEGKHDDVPEQAFYMVGGIEDVVEKAKQMSAA
- the atpG gene encoding ATP synthase F1 subunit gamma, which produces MATLKEVELKITAVKKTKQITKAMNMVATSRLRSSQATMGAFRPYATKFSEVLGSLAEKAGEETSPLLMPREKVKKINVILCTSDRGLCGGFNTNLISKAEKFLNEKSEQNIEVAFTNFGKKGRDWCRRKAIPILGEHLGIVGAKFGFNIAAVSGQKAVDGFLDEEYDEVYIIYSEFISMARQVPALKQILPIPPIELPEEETTGEEKPYLAEHICEPSTDELLRDMLPKNICVQLYSALLETSTSEHAARMNAMNNATKACDDIVESLTLAYNKARQAAITADLMDIVGGAEALKG